A stretch of Chitinophaga caeni DNA encodes these proteins:
- the ureE gene encoding urease accessory protein UreE: MLVKEIVGNLKDISVDKEERDILALEWYETAKRIQRKRSKSGREIALKLLQEKVRLSQDDIIWKDEQLIISIDIIPCEAILVKPGNIQEMAAVCYEIGNKHLPLFMEDEQLYIPYEAPIFRWLQASGYQPTQVQHKLLHPLNTTVSPHGHGDHSLFTKILQLAAGK, encoded by the coding sequence ATGTTGGTTAAAGAGATTGTAGGTAATTTGAAAGATATTTCCGTTGATAAGGAAGAACGGGATATACTAGCCTTGGAATGGTACGAAACTGCCAAACGCATCCAACGGAAACGTAGCAAAAGCGGCCGGGAAATTGCCTTGAAACTGTTGCAAGAAAAAGTACGGCTGTCGCAAGATGACATCATTTGGAAAGATGAGCAATTAATCATCAGTATCGATATTATTCCTTGCGAAGCGATCTTGGTAAAACCGGGAAATATCCAGGAGATGGCAGCTGTTTGTTACGAGATCGGTAATAAGCATTTACCCTTATTCATGGAAGATGAGCAACTGTATATTCCTTACGAAGCGCCCATTTTCAGATGGTTGCAAGCAAGTGGTTATCAACCTACACAAGTACAACATAAATTATTACATCCATTGAATACGACTGTTTCCCCGCATGGGCATGGGGATCATTCATTATTCACTAAAATCTTACAACTTGCAGCAGGAAAATAA
- a CDS encoding urease accessory protein UreF — translation MQQENNYIGKLLHLADPMLPIGGFSHSNGLETYVQRGIVKDATSAEQFVNDYICWNLLYNDAAFVYLSYQAAKAKDESLLLLLDEECEALKAPKEIRLASNKLAARLIKIFKPLYQFPLIDAYEFAIKEKWATGHYPITYGALAACLDIPVAAALHAFYYNVTVTTITNCVKLVPLGQQDGQEILHKMLPVIGEKVQETMLLDRAMVGLCNVSFDVRCMQHERLYSRLYMS, via the coding sequence TTGCAGCAGGAAAATAATTATATAGGTAAATTGTTGCACCTGGCGGATCCGATGCTACCCATCGGCGGATTCTCACATTCGAATGGACTTGAAACATATGTGCAGCGCGGAATCGTAAAAGATGCCACAAGTGCAGAACAATTTGTTAATGATTATATCTGTTGGAATTTGTTATATAATGATGCTGCATTTGTTTACCTATCTTACCAAGCTGCTAAAGCAAAGGATGAAAGCCTGTTACTTTTACTTGATGAAGAATGCGAAGCACTTAAAGCGCCCAAAGAAATCCGTTTGGCTAGTAACAAATTGGCTGCAAGACTGATTAAAATCTTTAAACCATTATATCAATTCCCCTTGATAGATGCTTATGAATTTGCGATCAAGGAAAAATGGGCTACGGGACATTACCCTATTACATACGGAGCATTGGCTGCTTGTCTTGATATACCGGTTGCGGCAGCTTTGCATGCCTTTTATTATAATGTTACGGTTACAACGATCACTAATTGTGTGAAGTTGGTACCGCTGGGGCAGCAGGATGGTCAAGAAATCTTGCATAAGATGTTACCGGTAATCGGGGAGAAAGTACAAGAAACGATGCTGCTCGATCGAGCCATGGTAGGACTTTGTAACGTTAGTTTCGATGTTCGCTGCATGCAGCATGAACGATTATATTCCAGGCTGTATATGTCTTGA